The Lynx canadensis isolate LIC74 chromosome D1, mLynCan4.pri.v2, whole genome shotgun sequence genome has a segment encoding these proteins:
- the LOC115524627 gene encoding olfactory receptor 52L1 — protein MIFVSFLSSFSKPLTMALSNSSWRLLQPSFFLMGIPGLEESQHWIAMPLSVLYLFAVMGNVTIIFIIWTDPSLHQPMYLFLAMLSGIDLVLASSTAPKTLAVLLVHAHEIGYTVCLTQMFFIHAFSSMESGVLVAMALDRYVAICHPLHHSTILHPGIIGRIGMAVLVRGLLLLLPFPILLQRLIFCQATVIGHAYCEHMAVVKLACSETTVNRAYGLAVALLVVGLDVMAIGISYAFILQTVLKVPGGEARLKAFSTCGSHICVILIFYVPGIFSFLTHRFGHHVPHHVHVLLATLYLLVPPALNPLVYGVKTQQIRQRVLRVFSLKGWI, from the coding sequence atgatttttgtttcttttctctcttccttctctaagCCATTGACGATGGCCCTTAGCAATTCCAGCTGGAGGTTACTGCAGCCTTCTTTTTTCCTGATGGGCATCCCCGGTTTAGAGGAAAGCCAGCACTGGATAGCAATGCCGCTGAGTGTCCTTTATCTCTTTGCTGTAATGGGCAATGTCACCATCATCTTTATCATCTGGACTGACCCATCCTTGCACCAGCCTATGTACCTCTTTCTGGCCATGCTCTCTGGCATTGACCTGGTGCTGGCGTCCTCCACTGCACCCAAAACCCTTGCAGTGCTCCTGGTTCATGCCCATGAGATTGGGTACACTGTCTGCCTGACCCAAATGTTCTTCATCCATGCGTTCTCTTCCATGGAGTCAGGTGTACTTGTGGCCATGGCTCTGGATCGCTATGTAGCCATTTGTCACCCTCTGCACCATTCCACCATCTTGCATCCAGGGATCATAGGGCGCATTGGAATGGCAGTGCTGGTACGGGGgttactcctcctcctccccttccctatCCTGTTGCAGAGACTTATCTTCTGCCAGGCCACCGTCATAGGCCATGCCTATTGTGAACATATGGCTGTGGTGAAACTTGCCTGCTCAGAAACCACAGTGAACCGAGCTTATGGGTTGGCAGTGGCCCTGCTTGTGGTTGGGCTAGATGTCATGGCCATTGGTATTTCTTATGCCTTCATCCTCCAGACAGTGCTGAAAGTACCGGGGGGTGAGGCCCGACTTAAGGCCTTTAGCACATGTGGGTCTCACATTTGTGTCATCCTGATCTTCTATGTTCCTGGAATATTCTCCTTCCTCACTCACCGCTTTGGCCACCACGTACCCCATCATGTCCATGTTCTTCTGGCCACACTCTACCTCCTCGTGCCACCTGCACTCAATCCTCTTGTCTATGGGGTGAAGACTCAACAGATCCGCCAGCGAGTACTCAGGGTATTCTCCCTAAAAGGATGGATCTGA
- the LOC115524632 gene encoding olfactory receptor 52K1-like, producing MITIILSNNSHHFPHTFFLAGIPGLTAAHIWISLPFCFMFFLAVTGNGVLLFLIRTEHSLHQPMFFFLAMLSFVDLVLSLSTLPKMLAIFWFGATAISSHSCLSQMFFIHAFSAMESGVLVAMAVNRFVAICNPLHYATILTPVVVAKIGGLVVLRGVGLTISFPSLARRLSYCGSHTIAYTYCEHMAVVKLACGATTVDNLYAFAVAIFLGVGDVAFIAYSYGQIVRTVIHFPSPEARAKAGSTCTAHVCVILFFYGPGFLSVVMQRFGPPTASAAKVILANLYLLFPPALDPIVYGVKTKQIREQLLKMLRPKQIDPT from the coding sequence ATGATCACCATAATTCTTTCCAATAATTCTCATCACTTCCCACATACCTTCTTCTTGGCTGGCATTCCAGGACTGACTGCTGCCCACATTTGGATCTCACTTCCCTTTTGCTTTATGTTCTTCCTGGCAGTGACTGGGAATGGTGTCCTGCTTTTTCTCATCCGGACAGAGCACAGCCTTCACCAgcccatgtttttctttcttgccatGCTCTCCTTTGTTGacttggttctctccctctctactctGCCCAAGATGCTGGCCATCTTCTGGTTTGGTGCTACAGCTATCAGCTCCCACTCCTGTCTTTCCCAGATGTTCTTCATCCATGCATTCTCTGCTATGGAGTCAGGAGTGCTGGTGGCCATGGCTGTGAACCGCTTCGTGGCCATCTGTAACCCACTACATTATGCAACCATTCTTACCCCGGTCGTTGTTGCCAAGATTGGAGGCCTGGTAGTGCTGCGAGGTGTGGGATTGACCATCTCCTTTCCAAGCTTGGCCCGTCGGCTGTCCTACTGTGGCTCTCACACGATTGCCTATACCTACTGTGAGCATATGGCAGTAGTGAAGCTGGCCTGTGGGGCCACCACTGTGGATAACCTCTATGCCTTTGCTGTGGCAATCTTTCTTGGTGTGGGGGATGTGGCCTTTATTGCCTACTCTTATGGGCAGATTGTGAGGACCGTGATTCATTTTCCTTCACCTGAGGCACGTGCTAAAGCTGGCAGCACATGTACAGCTCATGTCTGTGTCATCCTCTTCTTCTATGGACCAGGCTTTCTTTCTGTAGTCATGCAGCGCTTTGGCCCACCCACAGCCTCTGCTGCTAAGGTCATCCTTGCCAATCTCTACTTGCTCTTTCCCCCTGCACTGGACCCCATTGTCTATGGGGTCAAGACCAAGCAGATCCGGGAGCAGCTGCTTAAAATGCTGAGACCCAAGCAGATTGATCCCACCTGA
- the LOC115524630 gene encoding LOW QUALITY PROTEIN: olfactory receptor 56B4-like (The sequence of the model RefSeq protein was modified relative to this genomic sequence to represent the inferred CDS: inserted 1 base in 1 codon), whose protein sequence is MDTPTSVTNSSSLQISHFTLMGLPGIHGWQHWLSLPLALLYFLALCANLLIMITIQNEATLHVPMYHFLGILAVVDMGLATTIMPKILVTFWFDAKAISLPECFAQIYVIHCFFFMESGIFLCMALDRYIAICHPLRYLSIVTDTFVVKATGFMVLRNGLFIIPVPILSAQRHYCSKNEIDHCLCSNLGVTSLACNDITVNKFYQLILAWILIGSDMALVFSSYVLILHSVLRLNSPEAIXKALGTCSSHLILILFFYTSITVLSVTYLAEKNMPRIPVLLNVLHNVIPPALNPMVYALRMQELRLGFQRLLGLSEDMSTK, encoded by the exons ATGGATACTCCCACCAGTGTTACCAACAGTTCCAGCCTCCAGATTTCCCACTTCACCTTGATGGGGCTCCCAGGCATTCATGGGTGGCAGCActggctctccctgcccctggctctGCTCTACTTCTTAGCTCTTTGTGCTAATCTCCTCATCATGATCACCATCCAAAATGAGGCCACGCTGCATGTGCCTATGTACCATTTTCTGGGCATACTGGCTGTTGTGGACATGGGCCTGGCCACCACCATCATGCCCAAGATCCTGGTTACCTTCTGGTTTGATGCCAAGGCCATCAGCCTCCCTGAGTGTTTTGCTCAGATCTATGTCATCCACTGTTTCTTCTTCATGGAATCTGGTATCTTCCTCTGCATGGCATTGGACAGATATATAGCCATCTGTCACCCCCTTCGATACCTGTCTATAGTCACTGACACTTTTGTGGTCAAAGCCACAGGATTCATGGTGCTCAGGAATGGACTGTTTATTATCCCAGTTCCAATACTGTCTGCCCAGAGACACTATTGCTCCAAGAATGAAATTGACCACTGCCTGTGCTCTAATTTGGGGGTCACCAGTCTAGCCTGTAATGACATCACTGTGAACAAATTTTACCAACTGATCTTAGCATGGATCCTGATTGGGAGTGATATGGCTCTGGTTTTTTCTTCCTACGTGTTAATCCTTCACTCTGTGCTGAGGTTGAACTCACCAGAAGCAA TCAAAGCTCTGGGGACCTGTAGCTCCCACCTCATTCTCATCCTCTTCTTCTATACAAGTATCACTGTGCTGTCTGTCACATACCTTGCAGAGAAAAATATGCCCCGAATCCCTGTGCTCCTTAATGTACTGCACAATGTCATCCCCCCTGCACTCAATCCCATGGTCTATGCACTCAGGATGCAAGAGCTCAGACTGGGCTTCCAGAGACTGCTTGGACTGAGTGAAGATATGTCCACTAAGTAA